DNA from Streptomyces luteogriseus:
CGTCGACCTCAACGCAGACGGCAAGATCGACCAGGCCGAGTTCCAGCAGATGTTCGACTCGGTCGCCGGTGTGCCCGGCGAGGACTGCGCCACGGTCTTCGCCGCTCTGGACAGGGACGGCTCCGGTGGGCTGGACCGCGCCGAATTCCACCAGGCCCTCACCGAGTTCTTCTACGGCAACGACCCGGATGCTCCTGCCAACCACCTCTTCGGCAGGGTGACCGCCTGACAGCCCCTGGCGCGCCCCGTCGGTCAGCGGCCGACTCGTCGTTCCGCCGTACCGAGCCGGCACCGCCGTTGCGGTCAGGTGGGAACTGAGACAGCTTCAGCCGGCCGGGCCGATACGCACTGATCTCATCCGCGCGCTCCAGCGCGCGGGCGAGGCGGTGCCCGTCATCCGCGTCGGCGGCTGGTGCAACCGCTCCAGCTCCGAGAACCGCGAGCCCTCCGACATCGTGAGCGTCGCCACCAAGTCGCCGGGCAACGCCGGGACCGCCCGCCGCGCGGCCCAGCGACCGGCACTCGGGACTTCAAGGGCGGCTTCCTCCTGCGCCACCAGGATGTGCTCGAGCAGTCGCAGCAGGGAAGACGAGCTCCGGTGCATGGCGGAGTCCCGTTGGGGTACTCGGCTCGATTCGGGCTTGAACAAAGGAGGGACATGGACGACGTCGCCGCTCCCGGCCGGGGAAGTGTTCCCCTGCCCGGGCATCAGGCGCGTTCTGGCGCCCTGCCCGACGGAACGCTGGAAAACCTGCGGGCGTCCGCCCTCGCGGTCGATGACGATGGCCTCATCGTCGCGGTCAACAACGCGGCCCAAAGCCTGCTGGGCAGGGAAGCCTCAGAACTCGTCGGTCAGGACTTCCACGACCTGCTGCACAGGGACAGATACGGGCACTCGGTGCCGCGCACGCGCTGCCGGATGAGGAAGGCGCTCCTCACGGGGGACACCAGGCATGGTGAGGCCGAGTGGTTCGCCCGCGGGGACGGCACTCTCGTCCAGTTGTCCTGGCTGGTCACGCCCTACGCACCCGGCCCGGGCGGGACGGGTGCGCTGGCGATGCTGTACGAGGCCGAGCAGCCGGACGTTCGCCACAGCGACGGTGGGCACTCAGCGCCGCTGACGGAACTGGACCGGCTGGCCCTGCTGGCCGAGACGACCACGCAGCTCACATCCACCCTTGACGTGGACGAGGCGCTGCACCGGCTGGCGGCCCTGACCGTGCCCCGGCTCGCGGACTGGGCAGTGTTCGACCTGCTCACCGAACGTGACGAAGTACGACGTGTTCTCGTCATGGAGCACAAGGACGGCATTCTGGTCGAGCGGAACGACCTGCAGGGCCCGATGCCTCCGGTGCCGGCGGAGTCGCCGATGCCCCTGTCACGGGCCCTGCGCGGCGCCGCCTCTTCCCTCGCCGGCCCCGCCACCTACCAGGGTCCGCCCGACTCCGGCATCGCGGTCGAGCAGCAGCGCCTGTTCACCGCGACAGGTATGCACTCCGCCGTCATCGCACCCATTCGCGGGCTGCGCGACGTACTCGGCGCCCTGACCCTGGGCCGCGCCCAGCGACATGACGCCTTCACCCCTGCCGACCTGCCGCTGCTGGAGGACCTCACCCGCCGAGCGGGCCTGGCGCTGGACAACGCGCGCCTGTACCAGCGCCAGCGCAAAGTCGCCGAGACCATGCAACGGCACCTGCTGCCCCAGCTGCCCGTCCTGCCCGGCCTGAAGATGACCGCGCGCTACGTACCCGCTCCGGACGCCTCATCCGTGGGCGGTGACTGGTACGACGCCTTCGCTCTGGCCGCACACGTCCACGCACTGGCCATCGGCGACGTCGTCGGGCACGATCTCGACGCCGCAGCCGGCATGGCGCAGGTCCGCAACATGCTGCGCGCCTTCGCCTGGTCCCAGCCCGAGGCCGCACCCAGCGTCGTCGTCACACGGCTCGACGATGCCGTGATGCACATAGCCGAGGTACCCATGGCCACCATGATCCTCGCCAGGCTCACCCTCGGCGACGACACACTGTGGCGCCTACGCTGGACGAACGCCGGCCACCCGCCGCCCCTGCTCGTCACCCACGACGGTCAGACCCGCTACCTCGACGAGGCTCACGGCATACTCCTCGGAACCGGAGTCACCAGACC
Protein-coding regions in this window:
- a CDS encoding SpoIIE family protein phosphatase, which translates into the protein MDDVAAPGRGSVPLPGHQARSGALPDGTLENLRASALAVDDDGLIVAVNNAAQSLLGREASELVGQDFHDLLHRDRYGHSVPRTRCRMRKALLTGDTRHGEAEWFARGDGTLVQLSWLVTPYAPGPGGTGALAMLYEAEQPDVRHSDGGHSAPLTELDRLALLAETTTQLTSTLDVDEALHRLAALTVPRLADWAVFDLLTERDEVRRVLVMEHKDGILVERNDLQGPMPPVPAESPMPLSRALRGAASSLAGPATYQGPPDSGIAVEQQRLFTATGMHSAVIAPIRGLRDVLGALTLGRAQRHDAFTPADLPLLEDLTRRAGLALDNARLYQRQRKVAETMQRHLLPQLPVLPGLKMTARYVPAPDASSVGGDWYDAFALAAHVHALAIGDVVGHDLDAAAGMAQVRNMLRAFAWSQPEAAPSVVVTRLDDAVMHIAEVPMATMILARLTLGDDTLWRLRWTNAGHPPPLLVTHDGQTRYLDEAHGILLGTGVTRPRPDAVTVLPPQATLLLYTDGLVESPHHSIDHGLDRLRRHAASLAHRPLDSFCDLLLDQVRPSDNDDDVAMIALRTPPL